From Lemur catta isolate mLemCat1 chromosome 19, mLemCat1.pri, whole genome shotgun sequence, a single genomic window includes:
- the ZNF260 gene encoding zinc finger protein 260, whose translation MHTGEKSHECTECGKVFTRVSSLTLHLRSHTGKKLHKCNKKCGKAFSQKGSFLSHQKHLTGEKPYESEKASIQMPTPNTHQNNHTGNKPYACKECGKSFNGKSYLTEHEKIHTGEKPFECNQCGRAFSQKQYLIKHQNIHSGKKPFKCNECGKAFSQKENLIIHQRIHTGEKPYECKGCGKAFIQKSSLIRHQRSHTGEKPYTCKECGKAFSGKSNLTEHEKIHIGEKPYKCNECGTIFRQKQYLIKHHNIHTGEKPYECNKCGKAFSRITSLIVHVRIHTGDKPYECKVCGKAFCQSSSLTVHMRSHTGEKPYGCNECGKAFSQFSTLALHMRIHTGEKPYQCSECGKAFSQKSHHIRHQRIHTH comes from the coding sequence ATGCATACCGGCGAGAAATCACATGAATGTACTGAATGTGGTAAAGTGTTCACTCGAGTCTCATCCCTGACTCTCCATTTGAGAAGTCACACAGGAAAGAAATtgcataaatgtaataaaaaatgtggaaaagccttcagccAGAAGGGAAGCTtcctttctcatcagaaacatcttactggagagaaaccttatgaaagTGAGAAAGCTTCTATTCAGATGCCAACCCCCAATACACACCAGAATAATCACACAGGAAACAAACCTTATgcatgtaaggaatgtgggaagtcCTTTAATGGCAAATCATATCTCACTGAGCAtgagaaaattcatactggagagaaaccatttGAATGTAATCAATGTGGAAGAGCCTTCAGCCAGAAGCAATACCTCATTAAACATCAGAACATCCATAGTGGAAAGAAACCTTTTAAATGTAATGagtgtggaaaagcctttagcCAGAAGGAAAACCTCATTATCCATCAGAGaatccatactggagagaaaccttatgaatgtaaagGGTGTGGGAAAGCTTTTATTCAGAAGTCAAGCCTCATTAGACACCAGAGAagtcatactggagagaaaccctatacgtgtaaggaatgtgggaaagccttcagtggTAAATCAAATCTCACTGAGCATGAGAAAATTCATattggagagaaaccctataaatgtaatgaatgtggaacaATCTTCAGGCAGAAACAATACCTCATTAAACATCACAacattcatacaggagagaaaccctatgaatgtaataaatgtggaaaagccttttcTCGGATCACATCACTTATTGTACATGTGAGAATTCATACAGGTGATAAGCCTTATGAATGTAAGGTATGTGGAAAAGCCTTCTGTCAAAGCTCATCTCTTACTGTGCACATGAGAAGCCATACAGGTGAAAAACCCTATGgttgtaatgaatgtgggaaagccttttcTCAGTTCTCAACTCTTGCTCTGCATATGAGAATCCATACTGGTGAAAAACCTTATCAGtgtagtgaatgtgggaaagctttcagcCAAAAGTCACATCACATTAGacaccagagaattcatactCATTAA